The DNA sequence TCCAAATCACCTGTTGTAAGCGGGTGGAATCACCTAATACCATTAATTGTGGATTTTGGTATTCCGCTTCTAAAATCGTCGATCGCAAATCGATCGACTTGGCTTCGGCTGCTAGCCTTACCGTTTCCATTGCTCCCCGAATCACAGAGACGAGATTGACGGAATACACATTGAGGTTAAGTTTACCTTGGAGAATCCGGGATACATCCAAGAGGTCTTCAATCAGTTCCGATTGCAATTTGGCATTGCGCTCGATCGTAGAGAGAGCTTGTAAAGTCTTCGCTTCGTCTAACTTGCGACTCTTGAGCAACTTAGACCAGCCAAGGATAGGATTGAGGGGCGATCGCAATTCATGGGATAACACCGCCAAAAACTCGTCTTTGACTCGATTAGCCGCTTGCGCTTCTTCCCGCAATGCTTCCGCTGCTGCTCGCGCTTGCTGCTCTGCTTCGTAGAGTCGGGCATTTTCCACCGCTACCGATGCCATTTGTGCCAACTGCACTAGAATCGATTCGTCAGCTTGGGTAAACTCGCCTTCGTATTTGTCCGAAAGCTGGATTAACCCTATATTCTTTCCGTCTCGTCCAACTAGGGGTGCTGCTAACCAACCGCGAAGGGGAGGGTGCTTGTCTGCTGCTTTGCCGAAACCTTTCCAGCGGGGATGGGTTTCCAATTCAGCGTGGGTCAACCGCATTGGGCGATTGAGATGGCAAACACAGGTATAAATCCCAGAGCCATCAGGTCTTTCTTTATAGTCTCGCCAAGCTGCATACTTATCCGACAGGTAAATGCAGTCGATCGCCTGTGCCCAGTTTTGATCGATCGTCATACTAGTGACAGACTGGTGAGTACCAATAATTGATGCGGCTTGATTGGTAATTACTTGCAAAACCTCTTCCACTGAAAGTGCCGAATTCATTGCTAGTGCGGCGCTAGTAAGTCCCTGCAACTGGTTGGTATAGTGTCGTTCGTTAGCCAGGAGTTGTTCGCGTTCGGCTTCGGCTTGTCTGCGTTGGCTAATATCCCGAATCAGCCAACGAACTCCAACGATTTGTCCTTGAGCATCGCAAACGGCAGTCCCCGCGATCGCCACTGGAATCAGATCCTCTCCTCCAGAACGTTGTAGGCTGAATTCATCAGTTTGCAGCTTTTGTACCCCTGATTGCTGATGCAACTCGTAAAGCAAATTTCGGAAGGCTCGACGGTCTGGCTGTGAGATATAAATTGCTAAGGGTGTATTGACTAAATAGTGTTGCTCTATAGCGATTAAAGCTGCTATCGCCTGGTTTGCCTCCTGAATCATTCCTGTGGCATCGGTGACAACATAACCATCGGGTGCAAAATTAAACAGGTCTTGGTAACGTTGTCTTTCTACTTCCGCTAATTCACGAGCAATTGCCAATTCTTCATTCTGTTGACGTAGCTCTTCTTCTCTAATCTGAAGATTTTCTAAAGTGAATAGCAAGGTTTGATTAACTTGCTCCAATTGATTTGCCTGCTGCCTTAAAGCATTATGGGCTTGTTCCAGTGTCTTTTCCGCCTGCTTGCGATCGCTGATGTCGTTGAAGAGAACTGCCACTTGGCGATCGTGCGGTTCGCCGATGCGAAAAGCGAAAACATCGTAAAAACGCCCTAGTTCATTGGCGGAGTTTTCAAACCGTGCGGGCACGCCTGTTAGCGCAATTTCCCCATAAATCTCAAACCAGTGTGTTTCGTGCTGCGGCGCGAATTCGCGCATTGTTTTGCCAATCGCGTCCACAAGTCCGGTGTGTTTTTCAAATGCCGGATTAGTTTCCAGAAAGCGGTAATCATTAGCTTTTCCGGTTTCATCAAATAAAACTTCGATTAGGCAAAAGCCTTCATCAATCGAATTGAACAGCTTGTGGTATTTTTCTTCCGATTCCTGCAATTTCTCTTGAGCTTGTTTGCGTTCGTTTTCGCTCCGTCTTCGTTCCTCTTCCAGGCGCATCCGATCGGTGATGTCCCGCGAGATACACAGCAATTGTTCGATTTGCCCTTGTGCATTGCGAATCGGACTAATTTTGCTATCCCAAAATTTGGGTTCGCCTTTCAGGGTGGGACAATATCCTTGAAAGGTGCAAACTTCGCCTGCTCTTGCCCGATCGATCGCCTCAATTATCACTTCCCGATCGGCATTTTGCCAAAATTCTGCCCAAGGCTTATTCAGGAAGGGGGTTATATCCTGAATGCCCAGCAATGCTTGCCCCCCTTGACTCATGAACCGAATTCGCCCTTCTAAGTCCAACACTTTGATGCAATCATCGCTACTGTCGAGGATCTGCTGATTCATTTCCTCACTTTGACGCAATGCTTTTTCTGCCTTCTGTTGCAACTGCTGCATAGTGTACAGCGCAGAAGCGGTAAAGCCTCCCAAACTCATCATTAACCGCCGATCCTCGGCATCAAAGTGACGCGCCCGATCGTGGGATGAAATCCACAGCGTACCCAAAGCTCGATCGTTAACGGATAAAGGAATTATCAAGGCTTCAACGAAGGGAAACTGGGGATGAGCCAAGTAGGTGAAATAGCGTTCGGGATAGCTGTATAGCTGGGGTTGATTAAGAGCAAGAGTTGTACCACAAGGACTAAAATTGCTTGGGATTGTAGTTTGTTCTAACGATTCTAGTTTTCCGGCGATCGCTACCCAACGTAAGACCGATTCCTCATCGCCTACAGTTTCAAGTAAACTAACTCCGACTGTATCGGCTCGACAAAGATCCAGCGCCATCCGAACCAGATTTTTTAATAAGGACTGTGGCTCATCTGTCAAGTGTTGAGCAAGGGTGCGAAGTGCTTCGTTCTCAGCTGCTAAATCAGGCTCTCGCGCCGAGCGACTTGCCAGTACTTCTGTGATGAGAACATCCGCTTCGGTGATTGTCTGACAATTTTGAGGTGAATCAAAGCGTTGGAGGCTATCAGTCATCAGTCTCCGTCCTCAATGGAAAAAGTATTCTGTGAGCAAATCTTTGCCTGCTTCGCTGATCTGAGCTAGCAAATACTCTATTTTTCCTCTGGAGGTTGGCTAACTCCGATCGATCGATCGCAGGCATAAAATCTAAATTATTGTATCCGTAGTTATATATATCACCTGGTCTAAAGATTGTCTGTCCATCCCACGACATAAAGCGACTATGCCTCTGTGCGATCGGCAGGCTGCGCTAATGCCTTGTACCTTCTGCCTTTCCTGATATAATCGCCTCTCAAACAAGCAAAAGCTGTTTGGAGAAGAAAAAATGTCAGATTGGCGGGAAATAAGTGGTAGCATTACCGCACCCAGAGGGTATCGGGCGGCGGGAATTACGGCGGGATTGAAGGCTTCAGGATTGCCGGATTTAGCTTTAATTGTGTCGGATGAGGAGGCGATCGCAGCTGGAGTTTTTACCACCTCAGTTGTCCGAGCAGCACCAGTAGATTATTGTCGGCAAATATTGCAAACTAAACCTAGCGCCAAAGCAATTCTTTGCAATTC is a window from the Phormidium ambiguum IAM M-71 genome containing:
- a CDS encoding PAS domain-containing protein yields the protein MTDSLQRFDSPQNCQTITEADVLITEVLASRSAREPDLAAENEALRTLAQHLTDEPQSLLKNLVRMALDLCRADTVGVSLLETVGDEESVLRWVAIAGKLESLEQTTIPSNFSPCGTTLALNQPQLYSYPERYFTYLAHPQFPFVEALIIPLSVNDRALGTLWISSHDRARHFDAEDRRLMMSLGGFTASALYTMQQLQQKAEKALRQSEEMNQQILDSSDDCIKVLDLEGRIRFMSQGGQALLGIQDITPFLNKPWAEFWQNADREVIIEAIDRARAGEVCTFQGYCPTLKGEPKFWDSKISPIRNAQGQIEQLLCISRDITDRMRLEEERRRSENERKQAQEKLQESEEKYHKLFNSIDEGFCLIEVLFDETGKANDYRFLETNPAFEKHTGLVDAIGKTMREFAPQHETHWFEIYGEIALTGVPARFENSANELGRFYDVFAFRIGEPHDRQVAVLFNDISDRKQAEKTLEQAHNALRQQANQLEQVNQTLLFTLENLQIREEELRQQNEELAIARELAEVERQRYQDLFNFAPDGYVVTDATGMIQEANQAIAALIAIEQHYLVNTPLAIYISQPDRRAFRNLLYELHQQSGVQKLQTDEFSLQRSGGEDLIPVAIAGTAVCDAQGQIVGVRWLIRDISQRRQAEAEREQLLANERHYTNQLQGLTSAALAMNSALSVEEVLQVITNQAASIIGTHQSVTSMTIDQNWAQAIDCIYLSDKYAAWRDYKERPDGSGIYTCVCHLNRPMRLTHAELETHPRWKGFGKAADKHPPLRGWLAAPLVGRDGKNIGLIQLSDKYEGEFTQADESILVQLAQMASVAVENARLYEAEQQARAAAEALREEAQAANRVKDEFLAVLSHELRSPLNPILGWSKLLKSRKLDEAKTLQALSTIERNAKLQSELIEDLLDVSRILQGKLNLNVYSVNLVSVIRGAMETVRLAAEAKSIDLRSTILEAEYQNPQLMVLGDSTRLQQVIWNLLSNAVKFTPEGGRVEINLSLVNPQEQKTDDKQLMTTYAQITVNDNGVGIPPNFLPFVFDYFRQANATTTRKFGGLGLGLAIVRHLVELHGGTVKVESPGVGMGATFTIKLPLMPIPAITNQSDRSSESSPDLKGIQVLIVDDEPDSREFVAFVLEQAGAQVIAATTANEALTTLIRSQPDILLSDIGMPDMDGYMLIQQVRALAPEQGGQIPAIALTAYAGDFNQQQALAVGFQEHLAKPIEPETLVAAILGLLS